One part of the Segnochrobactrum spirostomi genome encodes these proteins:
- a CDS encoding deoxyguanosinetriphosphate triphosphohydrolase yields MPPGARTARRRIREARLKAPFAADPARSRGRRLPEPPSASRTPFQRDRDRILHSTAFRRLTHKTQVFVSHEGDHFRTRLTHTLEVAQIARSIARTLGLDEDLTEAVALAHDLGHTPFGHEGEDVLDACLAGHGGFDHNAQSLRIVTRLERRYADFDGLNLSWETLEGIVKHNGPLIDAAGAPIGRYAARGLPHVLATHAEATDLDLATYPSAEAQVAAIADDIAYDAHDVDDGVRAGLFDVDELEGVALVAPLLAEIRAHPRLDRSRTVHELVRAIVGALVEDAVSETRARIARYAPARIEDIRAMPEALVGFSAAMAPRESELKAFLFRRMYRHPQVLAVRHEAGRVVRQLYEAFTAVPEALPAPWSRDLAGLDETSFHRRVGDYIAGMTDRYALQEHRRLFDDTPDLR; encoded by the coding sequence ATGCCACCCGGCGCGAGAACCGCTCGCCGCCGCATACGGGAGGCTCGTCTGAAAGCGCCGTTCGCCGCCGATCCCGCCCGCTCGCGCGGGCGCCGTCTTCCCGAGCCGCCGAGCGCTTCGCGCACGCCGTTCCAGCGCGACCGCGACCGCATTCTCCATTCGACGGCGTTCCGGCGCCTGACCCACAAGACCCAGGTCTTCGTCTCGCACGAAGGTGATCACTTCCGCACACGCCTGACCCACACCCTCGAAGTGGCGCAGATCGCCCGCTCGATCGCCCGCACCCTCGGCCTCGACGAGGACCTGACCGAGGCGGTGGCGCTCGCCCACGACCTCGGCCACACGCCGTTCGGCCACGAGGGCGAGGACGTGCTCGACGCCTGCCTCGCGGGGCACGGCGGCTTCGACCACAACGCCCAGTCGCTCCGCATCGTGACGCGGCTCGAGCGGCGCTATGCCGATTTCGACGGCCTCAACCTGAGCTGGGAAACGCTCGAGGGCATTGTCAAGCACAACGGGCCGCTGATCGACGCCGCCGGCGCCCCGATCGGGCGTTATGCCGCGCGCGGCCTTCCGCATGTGCTCGCAACCCACGCCGAGGCGACCGATCTCGACCTCGCGACCTACCCGAGCGCCGAGGCGCAGGTCGCGGCCATCGCCGACGACATCGCCTACGATGCCCACGACGTCGACGACGGCGTGCGCGCCGGACTGTTCGACGTAGACGAACTCGAGGGCGTGGCGCTGGTTGCTCCGCTTCTCGCCGAAATCCGCGCCCATCCGCGGCTCGACCGGTCGCGCACCGTGCACGAACTCGTGCGTGCCATCGTCGGCGCGCTCGTCGAGGATGCGGTCTCGGAGACCCGGGCGCGCATCGCCCGCTACGCTCCCGCGCGGATCGAGGACATCCGTGCGATGCCGGAGGCCCTGGTCGGGTTCTCTGCGGCGATGGCGCCGCGCGAGAGCGAACTCAAGGCTTTCCTGTTCCGCCGGATGTACCGCCATCCGCAGGTGCTCGCCGTGCGGCACGAGGCGGGGCGGGTGGTGCGGCAGCTCTACGAGGCGTTCACCGCCGTGCCCGAGGCGCTGCCCGCGCCGTGGAGCCGGGACCTCGCCGGCCTCGACGAGACGAGCTTCCACCGGCGTGTCGGCGACTACATCGCCGGCATGACGGACCGCTACGCGTTGCAGGAACACCGCCGTCTGTTTGACGATACGCCGGATTTGCGTTAG
- the argS gene encoding arginine--tRNA ligase, whose product MNLYADFAERIRHILIRIGLPDPVNADGRLRFVVEPPREAAHGDLATNAAMVLSKDAGRKPRDLAADLAGALADDPDVASVEVAGPGFINIRLERHMFAHLLRAIVETGRDYGRSTLGGAAPINVEYVSANPTGPMHVGHCRGAVFGDALASLLAFAGYDVTREYYINDAGVQVDVLARSAFLRYREALGEDVGAIPEGLYPGDYLKPVGAALAERHGESLKALPEAEWLPLVRAFTIDAMMVMIREDLDLLAVHHDVFSSERALVSEGRNRVAEAIDDLRSRGLIYEGRLAPPKGQLPDDWEDREQTLFRSTDFGDDVDRALMKSDGTYTYFASDIAYHYDKYLRGFRLMIDVLGADHGGYVKRMQAAVKAITRGEGGLDVKLCQLVKLFRAGEPVRMSKRSGDFVTLRDVVEEVGRDAVRFMMLYRKNDAPLDFDFQKVTEQTRDNPVFYVQYAHARCSSVFRQVAEEIADLAVDSVSLKNAALDRLADEGELALIAKLGEWPRLIEAAAEAHEPHRVAFYLYDLASALHGHWNRGKEKPDLRFINAHDRELTQARLALVYATAQVLAGGLGLLGVSAPEEMR is encoded by the coding sequence ATGAACCTTTATGCCGACTTCGCCGAGCGCATCCGCCACATCCTGATCCGGATCGGGCTTCCCGACCCGGTCAACGCGGACGGCCGCCTGCGCTTCGTGGTGGAGCCCCCGCGGGAGGCCGCCCACGGCGACCTCGCGACCAATGCGGCGATGGTTCTGTCGAAGGATGCCGGGCGCAAGCCGCGTGATCTTGCCGCGGACCTCGCCGGCGCGCTCGCCGACGATCCGGACGTGGCGAGTGTCGAGGTGGCCGGCCCGGGCTTCATCAACATCCGCCTCGAACGGCATATGTTCGCCCATCTGCTCAGGGCGATCGTCGAAACCGGCCGCGATTATGGCCGCTCGACGCTCGGCGGCGCCGCGCCCATCAACGTCGAATATGTCTCGGCGAACCCGACCGGGCCGATGCACGTCGGCCATTGTCGTGGCGCCGTGTTCGGCGACGCGTTGGCAAGCCTGCTCGCATTTGCCGGCTACGACGTCACCCGCGAATATTACATCAACGATGCCGGCGTGCAGGTCGACGTGCTCGCCCGGTCCGCGTTCCTGCGCTACCGCGAGGCGCTCGGCGAGGATGTGGGCGCGATCCCCGAGGGCCTCTATCCCGGCGATTATCTGAAGCCCGTCGGTGCCGCGCTTGCCGAACGTCACGGCGAGAGCCTCAAGGCGCTGCCGGAAGCCGAGTGGTTGCCGCTCGTACGCGCCTTCACCATCGACGCCATGATGGTGATGATCCGCGAGGATCTCGACCTCCTGGCGGTGCATCACGACGTGTTCTCGTCCGAGCGCGCCCTAGTCTCCGAGGGGCGCAACCGCGTCGCCGAGGCGATCGACGATCTGCGCTCCCGTGGCCTGATCTACGAGGGCCGGCTCGCCCCGCCGAAGGGCCAGCTTCCCGACGATTGGGAGGACCGCGAGCAGACGCTGTTCCGCTCGACCGATTTCGGCGACGACGTCGATCGCGCCCTGATGAAGTCGGACGGCACCTACACCTATTTCGCCTCCGACATCGCCTACCACTACGACAAATATCTGCGCGGCTTCCGCCTGATGATCGACGTGCTCGGCGCCGACCACGGCGGCTACGTCAAGCGCATGCAGGCGGCGGTGAAGGCGATCACCCGCGGCGAGGGCGGTCTCGACGTGAAGCTCTGCCAGCTCGTCAAGCTGTTCCGGGCCGGCGAGCCGGTGCGCATGTCGAAGCGCTCCGGCGACTTCGTGACCCTGCGCGACGTCGTGGAGGAGGTGGGCCGCGACGCGGTGCGCTTCATGATGCTCTATCGCAAGAACGACGCGCCGCTCGACTTCGACTTCCAGAAGGTCACCGAGCAGACCCGGGACAATCCGGTATTCTACGTGCAGTACGCCCACGCGCGTTGCTCGTCGGTGTTCCGCCAGGTGGCGGAGGAGATCGCCGATCTCGCCGTTGATTCGGTGTCGCTCAAGAACGCCGCGCTCGATCGCCTCGCCGACGAAGGCGAACTTGCGTTGATCGCCAAGCTCGGCGAATGGCCCCGGCTGATCGAGGCCGCCGCCGAGGCTCACGAGCCGCATCGCGTCGCGTTTTATCTCTATGATCTCGCGAGTGCGCTGCACGGCCATTGGAATCGCGGCAAAGAAAAGCCTGACTTACGCTTCATTAATGCGCATGATCGAGAGTTGACCCAAGCTAGGCTCGCGCTGGTGTATGCGACGGCGCAGGTGCTGGCTGGTGGCCTCGGACTGCTCGGCGTGAGCGCGCCGGAGGAGATGCGCTGA
- a CDS encoding SPOR domain-containing protein, with translation MTDTRQPPRLDTRPQGATPAGPGGNGGPEDDPLFELARIVADSIRSEREAEAGRTGHAAPEPVVRAVEPPPVSGGFFGFDAEAFESELLRSAEEQVAPSRPLRSRATPVAPRGAEPAPRIEPPMAPVVAPVAPPEEPPVAPEPVSYEEPLREEDEVFLDHDVPPVEPPRDVAPPRFSQDRFTLDFEAALFDGEPPAPHAPKPVAYEPEPLDEPGPYGEPPFEYEAEPAEAANEFVDESDADAAEIVESAGAFVEEEPAPEEEAEPFSPAAVEEAPSPQKRGAFTFDPDLEQALGGELRAALGPKASETRAERDKDTHGSDVRPPATDESTLILGARPMRGPAAKLNSLSQPEPAAVVRQDQSQFEPIPLLEKAPLRPGTSPVKPTVIDTPPVPPIDDPKPAATEERREPDFDFGSLDLDLDHGPDPAAIGATRPIEPAKRPEPEEADIEANAAAGSLSWLRSERDPAGDGLDSDPGQDDEDSFGRAPKGRGGRRGQKRGIWILATVVVVAVAGVGAYQVLGLVGGNSAGGPPPEIKADSSPVKEAPPSTDQQNASTDDPSKVFYDRVANTNDPARQNLNTAAAPAESAQGAGATAGASKADLPGVNVGDAPTSADSDGQPMVPRKVRTVVVRPDGTIVTPDPSQVAEAAAQNAAGTPSSDPFGGAGEASPLSPPSGQPAAPGADQGGNAAAAPADDDFYPAPPRKPLRAGQVAPAPAQPAPQAAEAAPAANGGNMFDAAQATVGASAPPPAPAEPAAAPAAPAAAPAPAPAAPAASEPQSLASAAGGTAPAAAPPAAAAPSPGGYGIQVASQKTEADAQKVYAGLQRRFASVLAGRPAVIRQVDLGAKGVYYRVKVPAGSSAEAASLCNALKAAGGDCYVSKL, from the coding sequence ATGACCGACACCCGCCAGCCTCCGCGCCTCGACACCCGCCCGCAGGGCGCCACCCCCGCCGGGCCCGGCGGCAATGGCGGTCCCGAGGACGATCCGCTCTTCGAGCTCGCCCGAATCGTCGCGGACAGCATCCGCTCCGAGCGCGAGGCCGAGGCCGGCCGGACCGGTCATGCCGCGCCCGAGCCTGTCGTGCGCGCGGTTGAGCCGCCGCCGGTCTCCGGCGGCTTCTTCGGGTTCGATGCGGAAGCCTTCGAAAGCGAGCTTCTGCGCTCGGCCGAGGAGCAGGTCGCTCCGAGCCGTCCGCTGCGCTCGCGCGCGACGCCGGTCGCCCCGCGCGGTGCCGAGCCGGCGCCGCGGATCGAGCCGCCGATGGCGCCGGTCGTTGCGCCCGTGGCGCCCCCGGAAGAGCCCCCCGTCGCGCCGGAACCGGTGTCCTACGAAGAGCCCCTGCGCGAAGAAGACGAGGTCTTCCTCGATCACGACGTGCCGCCGGTCGAGCCGCCCCGCGATGTCGCGCCGCCGCGCTTCTCGCAGGACCGCTTTACCCTTGATTTCGAGGCCGCCCTGTTCGATGGCGAGCCGCCGGCGCCCCATGCGCCGAAGCCCGTCGCGTACGAGCCCGAGCCGCTCGACGAACCGGGCCCATACGGCGAGCCGCCGTTCGAGTACGAAGCCGAGCCGGCCGAGGCGGCGAACGAGTTCGTCGACGAGAGCGACGCCGATGCCGCCGAAATTGTCGAGTCCGCGGGCGCGTTCGTCGAGGAGGAGCCCGCGCCGGAGGAGGAGGCGGAGCCGTTCTCGCCCGCCGCCGTCGAGGAAGCCCCGTCGCCGCAGAAGCGCGGCGCCTTCACGTTCGACCCCGACCTCGAGCAGGCGCTCGGCGGCGAACTGCGTGCGGCGCTCGGCCCGAAGGCTTCCGAGACCAGGGCTGAGCGCGACAAGGATACCCACGGTTCCGATGTTCGCCCGCCTGCGACAGACGAATCGACCCTCATTCTCGGCGCCCGCCCAATGCGCGGGCCGGCTGCGAAGCTCAATAGCCTGAGCCAGCCGGAGCCGGCTGCCGTCGTTCGTCAGGACCAGTCGCAGTTCGAGCCTATCCCGCTGCTCGAGAAGGCGCCGCTGCGCCCGGGCACGTCGCCGGTGAAGCCAACCGTGATCGACACCCCGCCGGTGCCGCCGATCGACGATCCGAAGCCGGCCGCGACCGAGGAGCGTCGCGAGCCCGACTTCGATTTCGGAAGCCTGGACCTCGATCTCGACCATGGCCCCGATCCGGCGGCGATCGGTGCCACGCGCCCGATCGAGCCGGCGAAGCGTCCGGAGCCCGAGGAGGCCGACATCGAGGCGAACGCCGCCGCCGGTTCGCTGTCGTGGCTGCGCAGCGAGCGCGACCCGGCGGGCGACGGCCTCGACAGCGATCCCGGCCAAGACGACGAGGACTCGTTCGGCCGTGCGCCGAAGGGGCGCGGTGGACGGCGCGGTCAGAAGCGCGGCATCTGGATTTTGGCCACCGTCGTCGTGGTGGCGGTTGCGGGCGTCGGCGCCTATCAGGTGCTCGGTCTCGTCGGCGGCAACAGCGCGGGCGGGCCGCCGCCCGAAATCAAGGCGGATTCGTCCCCGGTCAAGGAGGCGCCGCCGAGCACCGATCAGCAGAACGCCTCGACGGACGATCCAAGCAAGGTGTTCTACGATCGCGTCGCCAACACCAACGATCCCGCGAGGCAGAACCTCAACACTGCCGCGGCGCCAGCCGAGTCGGCGCAGGGCGCCGGGGCGACCGCGGGCGCATCGAAGGCCGATCTGCCGGGCGTGAATGTCGGCGATGCGCCGACGTCGGCCGATTCGGACGGGCAGCCTATGGTGCCGCGCAAGGTTCGGACCGTCGTCGTTCGTCCGGATGGAACGATCGTCACCCCGGACCCGTCGCAGGTCGCAGAGGCCGCCGCGCAGAACGCGGCCGGCACGCCGTCGTCCGATCCGTTCGGCGGGGCCGGCGAAGCCTCGCCCCTGAGCCCGCCGTCCGGACAGCCGGCGGCCCCTGGCGCCGATCAAGGCGGCAACGCCGCCGCGGCCCCGGCCGACGACGATTTCTATCCGGCGCCGCCGCGCAAGCCGCTCCGCGCCGGGCAGGTTGCGCCCGCGCCGGCGCAGCCGGCACCCCAGGCGGCCGAGGCCGCTCCGGCGGCGAACGGCGGCAACATGTTCGATGCCGCCCAGGCGACGGTCGGGGCCTCGGCCCCGCCGCCCGCTCCGGCCGAACCGGCCGCGGCACCGGCGGCGCCTGCCGCCGCGCCTGCGCCAGCACCTGCCGCGCCTGCGGCGTCCGAGCCGCAATCACTGGCGAGTGCCGCCGGTGGTACGGCGCCTGCCGCCGCCCCGCCGGCCGCTGCGGCACCGTCACCGGGCGGCTACGGCATCCAGGTCGCGAGCCAGAAGACCGAGGCCGATGCGCAGAAGGTCTATGCGGGCCTTCAGCGGCGGTTCGCCTCGGTGCTCGCCGGCCGTCCGGCGGTGATCCGCCAGGTCGATCTCGGGGCGAAGGGCGTCTATTATCGGGTCAAGGTGCCGGCGGGCTCCTCCGCCGAGGCCGCGTCGCTCTGCAACGCGCTCAAGGCCGCCGGCGGCGACTGCTACGTGAGCAAGCTCTGA
- the nagZ gene encoding beta-N-acetylhexosaminidase: MMIKAFITGFAGTALTADERAFLRDEQPWGAILFLRNCRDPGEIRDLVAAFRECLGRPDAPVLIDQEGGRVQRLKPPLWRRYPAGRTYGALHARDPEAGRLAARLVARLMADDLHALGINVDCLPVLDVPVPGVHDVIGDRAYAEDPETVIALGRAAAEGLLDGGVLPVMKHIPGHGRTEVDSHLALPVVRASRAELEAVDFRPFAALADLPVAMTAHMVFEAIDPTAPATCSAMMIGDIVRGAIGFQGLLLSDDLSMQALEGSLGHRAARALAAGCDIALHCNGKIDEMREVAAASPPLEGEAARRAAAALGHLRAPSPFDRDRAIDLCETLTGERALVA; this comes from the coding sequence CTGATGATCAAAGCCTTCATCACGGGCTTCGCAGGGACGGCGTTGACCGCCGACGAGCGGGCCTTTCTGCGCGACGAGCAGCCCTGGGGCGCCATCCTGTTCCTGCGCAATTGCCGCGATCCGGGCGAGATCCGCGATCTCGTCGCCGCCTTTCGCGAGTGTCTCGGCCGTCCCGACGCGCCTGTCCTGATCGACCAGGAGGGCGGCCGTGTCCAGCGGCTCAAGCCGCCGCTGTGGCGGCGTTATCCCGCGGGCCGCACCTACGGCGCGCTCCACGCCCGCGACCCCGAGGCCGGGCGTCTCGCGGCCCGCTTGGTCGCGCGGCTGATGGCCGATGATCTCCACGCCCTCGGCATCAACGTCGATTGCCTGCCCGTCCTCGACGTGCCGGTGCCCGGCGTCCACGACGTCATCGGCGACCGCGCTTATGCGGAGGACCCGGAAACGGTGATCGCCCTCGGCCGTGCGGCGGCCGAAGGCCTCTTGGACGGCGGCGTCCTGCCGGTGATGAAACACATTCCCGGTCACGGGCGGACCGAAGTCGATTCCCACCTCGCACTGCCGGTCGTGCGGGCGAGCCGGGCCGAACTCGAGGCGGTCGATTTTCGCCCCTTCGCCGCGCTCGCCGACCTGCCCGTCGCGATGACCGCCCACATGGTGTTCGAGGCGATCGATCCGACCGCGCCGGCGACCTGCTCGGCCATGATGATCGGCGACATCGTGCGCGGCGCGATCGGCTTCCAGGGGCTGCTCCTCTCCGACGACCTCTCGATGCAGGCGCTCGAAGGCTCGCTCGGCCACCGCGCGGCGCGGGCGCTCGCCGCCGGCTGCGATATCGCGCTCCATTGCAACGGCAAGATCGACGAGATGCGGGAGGTCGCCGCGGCGTCGCCGCCGCTCGAAGGCGAGGCGGCCCGCCGTGCGGCCGCGGCCCTCGGGCACCTCAGGGCGCCGAGCCCGTTCGATCGCGACCGCGCGATCGATCTCTGCGAGACGCTCACGGGCGAGCGGGCGCTCGTGGCATAA
- the scpB gene encoding SMC-Scp complex subunit ScpB: MSSADHREHLRIVEAILFASAEPLAAEVIAARMPPAVDVPSLLRELQALYAGHGVNLVRIAGGWAFRTAEDLGFLLRRDTVEPRRLTRAALETLAIIAYHQPVTRAEIEAIRGVATSKGTLDVLLETGWVRMRGRRRSPGRPVTYGTTPAFLDHFGLESIGDLPGLEELKGAGLLDMVPPGSIFVTPDDRSALDADEDPLEEGGADHEPDLFDER, from the coding sequence CTGTCGTCCGCGGACCACCGCGAGCATCTGCGCATCGTCGAGGCGATCCTGTTCGCGAGCGCTGAGCCGCTTGCGGCCGAGGTGATCGCCGCGCGGATGCCCCCCGCTGTCGATGTGCCCAGTCTCCTGCGCGAATTGCAGGCGCTCTATGCCGGCCATGGCGTCAATCTGGTCCGCATCGCCGGCGGGTGGGCCTTCCGCACGGCCGAAGACCTCGGCTTTCTGCTGCGCCGCGACACCGTCGAGCCCCGGCGCCTCACCCGTGCCGCGCTCGAAACCCTCGCGATCATCGCCTATCACCAGCCCGTCACTCGCGCCGAGATCGAGGCGATCCGCGGCGTCGCGACCTCGAAGGGAACCCTCGACGTCCTCTTGGAGACCGGCTGGGTGCGCATGCGCGGCCGCCGGCGCTCGCCGGGCCGCCCGGTGACCTACGGCACCACACCCGCCTTCCTCGATCATTTCGGCCTCGAATCGATCGGTGATCTGCCGGGGCTCGAGGAACTCAAAGGCGCCGGCCTGCTCGATATGGTGCCGCCCGGCTCGATCTTCGTGACGCCCGACGATCGATCGGCCCTCGACGCGGACGAGGATCCGTTGGAGGAGGGCGGTGCCGACCACGAGCCCGATCTGTTCGACGAGCGCTGA
- a CDS encoding ABC transporter ATP-binding protein, with translation MPTAAAEIRHDRPPRLAYERVSHSFTGLAAVDDVSLSVESGEILCLLGPSGCGKTTLLRIAAGIERQKAGRVVIDGEEVAGPNRMLPPEARGIGLVFQDYALFPHLTILDNVRFGLAGRPAGPATETAMRALERVRLAHYAKSYPHNLSGGEQQRVALARALAPEPRVLLLDEPFSGLDRRLRDQVRDDTLAVLRENGATAIVVTHDPEEAMRIGDRIALMRKGRLVQLGTPGALYRRPVDLKAARFFSEINELPARVVAGRVVCALGDLPAPASLAEGASAVVAVRPHDVRIAAAGGLPALVRRHRFLGEVDYLLVEIAGFDHPIEIRAPAGAGCAEGDTIRVEIAADACHIFKGEPA, from the coding sequence ATGCCGACCGCTGCTGCCGAGATTCGCCATGATCGCCCGCCGCGCCTCGCTTACGAGCGGGTGAGCCACAGCTTCACCGGCCTTGCGGCGGTCGACGACGTCAGCCTGTCGGTCGAAAGCGGAGAAATCCTCTGCCTGCTGGGGCCGTCCGGGTGCGGCAAGACGACCCTCCTGCGCATCGCTGCCGGCATCGAGCGGCAGAAGGCCGGCCGCGTCGTTATCGACGGCGAGGAGGTCGCCGGCCCGAACCGCATGCTGCCGCCGGAGGCGCGGGGCATCGGGCTCGTCTTCCAAGACTACGCGCTGTTTCCGCACCTGACGATTCTCGACAATGTGCGCTTCGGGCTCGCCGGGCGCCCCGCCGGTCCGGCGACGGAGACGGCGATGCGCGCGCTCGAGCGGGTGCGGCTCGCGCATTATGCGAAATCCTATCCCCACAACCTCTCCGGCGGCGAGCAGCAGCGCGTCGCGCTCGCCCGGGCGCTCGCCCCGGAACCCCGCGTGCTCCTGCTCGACGAGCCGTTCTCCGGGCTCGACCGCCGGCTGCGCGACCAGGTGCGCGACGACACGCTCGCGGTGCTGCGGGAGAACGGGGCGACCGCGATCGTCGTCACCCACGATCCGGAGGAGGCGATGCGCATCGGCGACCGCATCGCCCTGATGCGCAAGGGCCGCCTCGTCCAGCTCGGCACGCCCGGTGCGCTCTATCGCCGGCCGGTCGATCTCAAGGCGGCGCGGTTCTTCTCCGAGATCAACGAGTTGCCGGCGCGGGTCGTGGCGGGCCGGGTGGTGTGCGCCCTCGGAGACCTGCCCGCCCCGGCGTCCCTTGCGGAGGGCGCGTCAGCGGTCGTCGCCGTACGTCCCCACGACGTCCGCATCGCCGCCGCGGGCGGTCTCCCGGCGCTGGTGCGCCGCCACCGCTTCCTCGGCGAGGTGGATTATCTGCTCGTCGAGATCGCCGGTTTCGATCATCCCATCGAAATCCGCGCACCGGCGGGCGCGGGATGTGCGGAAGGCGATACGATCCGCGTTGAAATCGCGGCCGACGCTTGCCACATCTTCAAAGGCGAGCCGGCCTAA
- a CDS encoding twin-arginine translocase TatA/TatE family subunit has protein sequence MGLSIWHILIVAIVVVLLFGRGKISDLMGDVAKGIKSFKKGLADDDDPKPIENKPGVTLQSQKTEDRTHVG, from the coding sequence ATGGGTCTCAGCATTTGGCATATCCTCATCGTCGCGATCGTCGTGGTGCTGTTGTTCGGCCGCGGGAAGATCTCGGATCTGATGGGTGACGTCGCGAAGGGCATCAAGAGCTTCAAGAAGGGGCTCGCCGACGACGACGATCCGAAGCCGATCGAAAATAAGCCCGGCGTGACGCTGCAGTCGCAGAAGACCGAAGATCGCACCCACGTCGGCTGA
- the tatB gene encoding Sec-independent protein translocase protein TatB, which yields MFEIGWSEILIIVVVALVVIGPKDLPRALRTAGQMIGRIRRMAGEFQATFNEAIREAERQTELEDLRRQLAEAKALDPLKDVRDKLKEMDAPTPPKGEAPVPDPDAPAAPTVHAPESASLASEPLAAAAEHPATDPSVHSDEAAPGPSTATAAPSVETASHAEPAPQPVQDSAHEPDAARPSASPAAAATAASPTGQTA from the coding sequence ATGTTCGAAATCGGTTGGAGCGAAATCCTCATCATCGTGGTCGTGGCGCTCGTCGTCATCGGCCCGAAGGATCTTCCACGCGCCCTGCGCACCGCAGGGCAGATGATCGGCCGCATCCGCCGCATGGCGGGCGAATTCCAAGCGACGTTCAACGAGGCGATCCGCGAGGCGGAGCGCCAGACGGAGCTCGAGGATCTGCGGCGCCAGCTCGCCGAGGCGAAGGCCCTCGATCCGCTGAAAGACGTGCGCGACAAGCTCAAGGAGATGGACGCGCCGACGCCGCCGAAGGGCGAGGCGCCCGTTCCCGACCCCGATGCGCCGGCGGCTCCGACCGTCCACGCGCCGGAGAGTGCCTCCCTCGCGAGCGAGCCTCTCGCTGCGGCAGCCGAGCATCCCGCCACGGATCCTTCGGTGCATTCCGACGAGGCGGCGCCGGGGCCGTCGACGGCTACTGCCGCGCCGTCCGTCGAGACCGCCTCTCACGCCGAACCCGCGCCGCAGCCGGTGCAGGACTCGGCACATGAACCGGATGCCGCTCGCCCGAGCGCATCGCCCGCCGCCGCGGCGACCGCCGCCTCTCCGACGGGACAGACCGCATGA
- the tatC gene encoding twin-arginine translocase subunit TatC, whose protein sequence is MSRNQQDEDDIEASRAPLIEHLIELRARLIKSLVAILICFLVCFYFASDIFNILIIPYEHVVGNTRPIELIYTAPQEYFFTQLKLGMFGALFLAFPVIASQIYMFVAPGLYKNERKAFVPFLIATPLLFILGAAMVYFMVMPLALKFFVSMEQHGGAGKASIYLLPKVSEYLGLVMVLIFAFGAVFQTPVILTLLGRAGLLTAADLRAKRRYAIVVAFIIAAILTPPDPISQISLAIPAMLLYEVSIIAVRYVERSRAAAEAADNAA, encoded by the coding sequence ATGAGCCGGAACCAGCAGGACGAAGACGATATCGAGGCCTCGCGTGCCCCCCTCATCGAGCACCTGATCGAGCTGCGCGCGCGCCTCATCAAGTCGCTCGTCGCGATTCTGATCTGCTTTCTCGTCTGCTTCTATTTCGCCTCCGACATCTTCAACATCCTGATCATCCCGTACGAGCACGTCGTCGGCAACACGCGGCCGATCGAGCTCATTTACACGGCGCCGCAGGAATATTTCTTCACCCAGTTGAAGCTCGGCATGTTCGGCGCGTTGTTCCTGGCGTTTCCGGTCATCGCCAGCCAGATCTACATGTTCGTGGCGCCGGGGCTCTACAAGAACGAGCGCAAGGCCTTTGTGCCGTTCCTGATCGCCACGCCACTGCTCTTCATCCTCGGCGCCGCCATGGTCTATTTCATGGTGATGCCGCTTGCGCTGAAGTTCTTCGTCTCGATGGAGCAGCACGGCGGCGCCGGCAAGGCCAGCATTTACCTGCTGCCCAAGGTGAGCGAATATCTCGGCCTCGTCATGGTGCTGATCTTCGCGTTTGGAGCGGTGTTTCAGACGCCCGTGATCCTGACGTTGCTCGGCCGCGCGGGGCTCCTCACAGCCGCCGATCTGAGGGCGAAGCGCCGGTATGCGATCGTCGTCGCCTTCATCATCGCGGCGATCCTGACGCCGCCCGATCCGATCAGCCAGATCTCCCTTGCGATCCCTGCGATGCTCCTCTACGAGGTGTCGATCATCGCCGTCCGGTACGTCGAGCGGTCGCGCGCAGCCGCCGAGGCGGCGGACAACGCCGCCTGA